The Bacteroidales bacterium DNA window CTATTTTCAGTTCGATTCAAACGCTTTGCTAACTGCCTTACTGAAAGATGTGGCTCTAATCTAAGTAAATCAATTAGTGCTTCATCTATTTTTCTTTGGCTTTTCTTTGGCTTTTCTTGGGTAGCGTTATACGTTTCTTGGGTAGTTTCTTGGGTAGTATTATTATTTTCTTGAGCTTTTCTTTAATATACTTTTAATAATCATATTATAATTCTACTCTATTTATCATAGTTTTGAAGCGTATTGAGTTATGATTATAATACTATTTATTTTGTTTTATCACAATCTTTAAAATCAATTTTCTTTTCTTTAATCTCACTAATAATAGCATCTAACCAAGATCCTATTTCCTTGATAAGCTTACTTTCATCTCCTTTTGATATATCTACAAAAGTATCATTATTCCACATATACTTATCTAAAAAGCTTGAACCATATGGCCACCACGCATTCCCTTTATCCTTAAAACAGTTCAACTGTTCTTGTATATTATTAACCTTATTACCTTCCGAAAAACTTATTCCTACATAGAAGTTTTTATATCCTATTGTATCAGAACCAAAATAAATTCTAAATCTACCCCACTCTTCACAATAAAATGAAAAATACTTATTCCTTTCAAAGAGTTTATCTAGATTGCTACCATCAAACTTTAATTTTTTGTCTTTAGCAAGTTTTTCTAACGCTGGTTGTAAATATTGAATAATAATTTCTTGTCTCCAAGCATCTTGATTATCTAATATTTTAGCAACATTTGGGATATTTTCTTTTCTAGAAATAATATCCACTATTTCTTTTTGGCTTTTAGCATCCATATCTTGATTTGTTAATTGTTTTAAGTGATTAATATACTGATTGATAGTTTCTCTAACCATTGGAAAATGTAAGCTAATTTTCGCACACTCCTCTAACCATTTTATCACATCCATTGAATAAGAAATTCTTGTATATTCAACACCAGAACCACTATCTTCAGAAGCATCTACTCCTTCAAGTGTTAAATATAATATTAAATAATTCCCTTCCCCATATTTGCCTAAAGCATATTGATTATACCTTTTCAACTGTTCATATTGATCTTCCGCGTATATTTTATTTTCTATGATTATTGCTTTATGTTTATCTTT harbors:
- a CDS encoding winged helix-turn-helix transcriptional regulator, encoding MDEALIDLLRLEPHLSVRQLAKRLNRTENSIRYHLRKLTNAGVIKHEGPTKSGKWVIKR
- a CDS encoding PD-(D/E)XK nuclease family protein — encoded protein: MENIQKILSEIEVIRIRNEAIIDATGGRFNMFRIVGVNHYENTHSGIIAEFLNPKGSHGLKDKFLREFINQTIPKDFSFNCNEAQVYTEFTLNNLGRADIVIEQKDKHKAIIIENKIYAEDQYEQLKRYNQYALGKYGEGNYLILYLTLEGVDASEDSGSGVEYTRISYSMDVIKWLEECAKISLHFPMVRETINQYINHLKQLTNQDMDAKSQKEIVDIISRKENIPNVAKILDNQDAWRQEIIIQYLQPALEKLAKDKKLKFDGSNLDKLFERNKYFSFYCEEWGRFRIYFGSDTIGYKNFYVGISFSEGNKVNNIQEQLNCFKDKGNAWWPYGSSFLDKYMWNNDTFVDISKGDESKLIKEIGSWLDAIISEIKEKKIDFKDCDKTK